A genomic window from Agreia sp. COWG includes:
- a CDS encoding BlaI/MecI/CopY family transcriptional regulator, with the protein MITLGVLERSVMNALWESPDGLSAPELGERLVAAEAPAKRRELATTTLLTVLSRLESKGFVSRTRSTRPHRYHAVNSRSEHTAELMHEVLQLAPDRDDALARFVGGVSPTEAETLRRLLASRGAGN; encoded by the coding sequence ATGATCACCCTCGGCGTCCTCGAGCGCTCCGTTATGAACGCGCTCTGGGAGTCCCCCGACGGCTTGTCGGCCCCCGAACTCGGTGAGCGCCTGGTCGCAGCCGAGGCCCCGGCGAAGCGGCGCGAGCTGGCCACCACCACGTTGCTCACCGTGCTGTCCCGGCTCGAGAGCAAGGGGTTCGTCTCGCGCACGAGGTCGACGAGGCCTCATCGCTACCACGCCGTCAACTCGCGGTCCGAGCACACGGCCGAGCTGATGCATGAGGTGCTTCAGCTCGCGCCCGATCGAGACGACGCCCTCGCGCGGTTCGTCGGTGGAGTGTCTCCGACAGAGGCAGAGACGCTGCGCCGACTGCTCGCCTCCCGCGGCGCCGGTAACTAA
- a CDS encoding cytochrome ubiquinol oxidase subunit I has product MNEWLDPLLLSRWQFGLTTVYHFLFVPITIGMALTVALFQTAWVRTDKEKYLQLTKFFGKLFLINFAMGVVTGIVQEFQFGMNWSDYSRFVGDVFGAPLAMEGLLAFFFEATFIGLWIFGWDKLPRGVHLATIWATAVGSILSAYFIIAANAFMQNPVGFQMNEAKGRAELTDIWALLTNKVALAAFPHTIFACFMVAAGLIVTVAAWHLSRNQHLDTMRPALKFGLWMMMIAGALTVFTGDSLGLAMVQTQPMKMAAAEAMYTTSTGADASFSIFTLGTPDGSSELFSIRIPYLLSFLSTHTFDGTVEGINDLQAQYVQLYGPGDYTPTIWVTYWAFRWMIALGVLHVFTAFVGLVLTRKKSALGARVLAGRWSKWVWKAAIWAFPLSLGAMIMGWIFTEMGRQPWLVFGLLKTADGVSPNVSGLEVLISLIAFTLIYGTLAVVEFKLIKKAAQKGPDELPQPDSETGVRRVETTVY; this is encoded by the coding sequence ATGAATGAGTGGCTCGACCCACTTCTGTTGTCGCGCTGGCAGTTCGGCCTCACGACCGTGTACCACTTCCTGTTCGTTCCGATCACGATCGGCATGGCGCTCACCGTCGCGCTGTTCCAGACCGCGTGGGTACGCACCGACAAAGAGAAGTACCTCCAGCTCACCAAGTTCTTCGGCAAGCTCTTTCTGATCAACTTCGCCATGGGCGTCGTGACCGGAATCGTGCAGGAGTTCCAGTTCGGTATGAACTGGTCGGATTACTCGCGATTCGTCGGCGACGTCTTCGGCGCGCCACTCGCGATGGAGGGCCTTCTCGCCTTCTTCTTCGAGGCCACCTTCATCGGCCTCTGGATCTTCGGCTGGGACAAGCTGCCGAGGGGCGTGCACCTGGCCACCATCTGGGCGACCGCGGTCGGCAGCATCCTGAGTGCGTATTTCATCATCGCCGCCAACGCCTTCATGCAGAACCCCGTGGGTTTTCAGATGAACGAGGCCAAGGGCAGGGCGGAGCTCACCGACATCTGGGCGCTTCTCACGAACAAGGTGGCGCTCGCGGCGTTCCCGCACACGATCTTCGCCTGCTTCATGGTGGCTGCGGGCCTCATCGTGACCGTCGCGGCCTGGCATCTGTCGCGCAACCAGCACCTCGACACGATGCGCCCCGCGCTCAAGTTCGGGCTGTGGATGATGATGATCGCCGGCGCGCTGACCGTCTTCACCGGGGACTCGCTGGGGCTCGCCATGGTGCAGACCCAACCCATGAAGATGGCCGCAGCCGAGGCGATGTACACGACCTCGACGGGTGCGGACGCGTCGTTCAGCATCTTCACGCTCGGAACTCCGGACGGCTCGAGCGAGCTGTTCTCGATCCGCATCCCCTACCTGCTCTCCTTCCTCTCGACGCACACGTTCGACGGCACGGTCGAGGGCATCAACGACCTGCAGGCGCAGTACGTGCAGCTCTACGGCCCCGGCGACTACACGCCCACCATCTGGGTCACCTACTGGGCGTTCCGTTGGATGATCGCGCTCGGCGTGCTGCACGTGTTCACCGCGTTCGTCGGCCTGGTTCTCACCCGCAAAAAGAGCGCCCTCGGCGCCAGGGTCCTGGCCGGCCGCTGGTCGAAGTGGGTCTGGAAGGCCGCGATCTGGGCGTTCCCGCTCTCGCTGGGAGCCATGATCATGGGCTGGATCTTCACCGAGATGGGCCGACAGCCCTGGCTCGTCTTCGGTCTGCTCAAGACGGCAGACGGTGTCTCGCCGAACGTCAGTGGCCTCGAAGTGCTGATCTCGCTCATCGCTTTCACGCTTATCTACGGCACGCTCGCCGTCGTCGAGTTCAAGCTCATCAAGAAGGCTGCCCAGAAGGGGCCCGATGAGCTGCCGCAGCCCGACTCCGAGACCGGCGTCCGCCGCGTAGAAACGACGGTGTACTGA
- the cydB gene encoding cytochrome d ubiquinol oxidase subunit II codes for MDLPTLWFGIIAFLFIGYFVLDGFDFGVGMSLPFLGKDDVDRRVIINTIGPIWDLNETWLIVAGAAMFAAFPEWYATLFSGFYLALLLILLSLILRGVSFEYRHQRPEAVWKRRFDTMIVIGSAVPAFLWGVAFGNIVRGVPLDEGYNYTGSFFDLLNPYALLAGLTTLLLFFTHGTIFVSLKTDGALRERARRLATRSGILTIVVAASFLLWTTLAYGSFLSAVLSAVAAVTLIAAVLANARGLEGRAFASMAATIVFAVLSLFLSLFPDVMPASNDPGNSLTIANASSTPYTLTVMSWVSLVALPLILAYQGWTYWVFRKRVTRAHIEGVEAAH; via the coding sequence ATGGACCTGCCCACCCTCTGGTTCGGGATCATCGCGTTCCTGTTCATCGGATACTTCGTGCTCGACGGCTTCGACTTCGGCGTCGGCATGAGCCTGCCGTTCCTCGGCAAAGACGATGTCGACCGCCGCGTCATCATCAACACCATCGGGCCGATCTGGGACCTGAACGAGACCTGGCTCATCGTGGCCGGAGCCGCCATGTTCGCGGCGTTCCCCGAGTGGTACGCCACGCTCTTCTCCGGCTTCTACCTGGCGCTGCTGCTCATACTGCTGTCTCTGATTCTGCGTGGTGTCTCGTTCGAGTATCGGCATCAGCGCCCCGAGGCGGTGTGGAAGCGCCGCTTCGACACCATGATCGTGATCGGATCGGCGGTTCCCGCCTTCCTCTGGGGCGTCGCGTTCGGCAACATCGTTCGCGGGGTGCCGCTCGACGAGGGCTATAACTACACGGGCTCGTTCTTCGACCTGCTGAACCCCTACGCGCTGCTCGCCGGGCTCACAACCCTGCTGCTGTTCTTCACCCACGGCACCATCTTCGTGTCGCTGAAGACGGATGGCGCCCTGAGGGAGCGGGCACGCAGGCTGGCAACCCGATCGGGGATCCTCACCATCGTCGTGGCCGCGTCGTTCTTGCTCTGGACGACTCTCGCCTACGGCAGCTTCCTCTCGGCCGTCCTCTCCGCCGTCGCCGCTGTCACCCTCATCGCCGCCGTGCTGGCCAACGCCCGCGGGCTGGAGGGCCGCGCGTTCGCGTCGATGGCGGCCACCATCGTGTTCGCCGTGCTGAGCCTGTTCCTGTCGCTCTTCCCCGACGTGATGCCGGCGTCGAACGACCCGGGCAACAGCCTGACCATCGCAAACGCCTCATCGACGCCATATACCCTCACGGTCATGTCGTGGGTCTCGCTCGTCGCGCTGCCACTGATCCTCGCCTACCAGGGCTGGACCTACTGGGTGTTCCGCAAGCGAGTCACCCGTGCGCACATCGAGGGCGTCGAGGCTGCACACTAG
- the cydD gene encoding thiol reductant ABC exporter subunit CydD, translated as MKPLDPRLLAYARAARAFLVVGAFTGLAQTVCIVAFSWLLSQTIVRAIAGQTLAQLAPMLVALGSVVVVRALLLWVAEVTSTRGSARVKSELRRKVLSAVVRLGPGWVGSRNATGVATVVGPGLDALDTYFSRYLPQLILTAIATPVIVVVIFAQDWPSALAVVLTLPIIPVFMILIGWATQTVQKKQWQLLNRLSSSFVDVVGGLSTLTLFGRAGRQAGRIRSVTEEYRASTMKVLRVSFLSGFVLELVASLAVAVVAVSVGIRLIDGSLPLSVALFVLLLTPEAFLPIRQVGTQFHAAADGVAAADDVFEILDAEASLPPQPTVAPTATATAAAAGEPTSDARTPHDGLVLRGVGVAYDGRPVLSSLDARFAAGTMTAVTGESGAGKSSLFAALMGFVPHTGQVLLGELPVASLASRDWISWSGQRPGLLSGTVLENVSLGSDRPDRSVVLRSLEIAAAGDIDPDLELGVAGAGLSGGQAQRVAIARAVYRTIERASAVLLLDEPSSALDADTESRLIAGLTDLVSTTGIVLIVVTHRDALRGAADATLVIEPAVAVVS; from the coding sequence GTGAAACCCCTCGACCCACGGCTGCTCGCCTACGCGCGGGCGGCCAGGGCATTTCTTGTGGTCGGCGCCTTCACGGGTCTGGCCCAGACGGTCTGCATCGTCGCCTTCTCGTGGCTGCTCAGCCAGACGATCGTTCGGGCGATCGCGGGGCAGACGCTCGCGCAGCTCGCCCCGATGCTGGTGGCGCTCGGCTCAGTCGTGGTCGTCCGTGCACTGCTGCTGTGGGTCGCGGAGGTGACCAGCACCAGGGGCTCCGCGCGCGTCAAGAGCGAGCTACGCCGCAAGGTGCTCTCCGCCGTCGTGCGACTCGGACCCGGTTGGGTGGGCTCCCGCAACGCGACGGGCGTCGCCACGGTCGTGGGCCCGGGCCTCGACGCCCTCGACACCTACTTCTCGCGCTACCTGCCGCAACTCATCCTCACGGCCATCGCGACGCCCGTGATCGTCGTCGTCATCTTCGCCCAGGACTGGCCGAGCGCCCTGGCCGTGGTTCTGACCCTGCCGATCATCCCGGTGTTCATGATCCTCATCGGCTGGGCGACGCAGACGGTGCAGAAGAAGCAGTGGCAGCTCTTGAACAGGCTCTCGTCGAGCTTCGTCGACGTGGTGGGCGGCCTCTCGACGCTGACGCTGTTCGGGCGCGCCGGCCGCCAGGCCGGGCGCATCCGGAGCGTGACCGAGGAATACAGGGCGAGCACCATGAAGGTGCTGCGGGTGTCGTTTCTCAGCGGCTTCGTACTCGAACTCGTTGCGAGCCTGGCTGTTGCCGTGGTGGCCGTCTCCGTGGGCATCCGGCTGATCGACGGCTCGCTGCCGTTGTCGGTCGCATTGTTCGTGCTGTTGCTCACGCCCGAGGCATTCCTGCCCATCCGCCAGGTGGGAACCCAGTTCCACGCCGCGGCCGATGGCGTCGCGGCGGCCGACGACGTGTTCGAGATCCTCGACGCCGAGGCGAGCCTCCCGCCGCAGCCGACTGTGGCGCCGACTGCCACGGCCACTGCCGCGGCGGCCGGTGAGCCGACATCGGATGCGCGGACACCCCACGATGGGTTGGTTCTTCGGGGCGTCGGCGTGGCATACGACGGTCGGCCCGTGCTCTCCTCGCTCGACGCGCGCTTCGCCGCCGGCACGATGACGGCGGTGACGGGGGAGTCGGGAGCCGGCAAATCGTCTCTCTTCGCCGCCCTCATGGGCTTCGTGCCGCACACCGGGCAGGTGTTGCTCGGCGAGCTGCCGGTCGCCTCGCTCGCCTCGCGTGACTGGATCTCGTGGAGCGGGCAGAGGCCGGGCCTCCTGTCGGGAACCGTGCTCGAGAACGTGAGCCTCGGCAGCGACCGGCCTGATCGCTCCGTGGTCCTTCGGTCACTCGAGATCGCGGCGGCCGGTGATATCGATCCCGATCTCGAGCTCGGGGTCGCGGGAGCCGGCCTGTCGGGGGGACAGGCGCAGCGCGTGGCCATCGCCCGCGCCGTGTACCGCACCATCGAGCGCGCGTCGGCGGTGCTGCTCCTCGATGAACCGAGCTCAGCCCTCGACGCCGACACGGAATCGCGGCTGATCGCGGGGCTGACGGACCTGGTCTCGACAACCGGGATCGTGCTGATCGTCGTCACGCATCGAGACGCGCTCCGAGGAGCCGCCGATGCGACCCTCGTGATCGAGCCCGCCGTGGCGGTGGTCTCGTGA
- the cydC gene encoding thiol reductant ABC exporter subunit CydC gives MNTNEVLRLAQPPLRRFAPGVLLGLLSALCAVGLLATSAYLITRAAEMPPILYLNMAIVGVRAFALGRAGFRYAERLFSHDAAFRTLAELRVGIYERLVPLAPDGLAGTRRGDLLTRLTADVDELQNQPLRVVQPLVISAVVAAASVATVWVLLPAAGMALLVALLLAALVGTAASGAVAARGERSIAPLRGAFADEVLDTVVNLDVLSAFDATPQRLAAVGRAEASLTRAVLSRAAGTGVAAGVLSLLAGAVSLVALVVGIPALGSGGFDGPVLAIVALVPMAVFEVVSSVPLALGAWRQVRSSAQRIASVVPDTVPAEIPVDVAGGGPGSTSRSTPAIGAVIELDDIRASWPGASTPALSGVSLRIAPGDRVLVTGASGSGKTTLAHVLVRFLEFGGRYDIGGVDARSLPLAEVRRFVGLNEQSPYLFDDSVRQNLLFAKETASDDELEAVLRRVGLDEWANERGGLDARVGERGALVSGGQAQRIALARALLADFPVLVLDEPTANVDPGRAEALLVDLLAASHDPRGERAVVIISHLPVPDELVTKRIDLG, from the coding sequence GTGAATACGAACGAGGTGCTGCGTCTCGCCCAGCCGCCGCTTCGCCGCTTCGCCCCCGGTGTTCTCCTCGGGCTGCTGAGCGCCCTCTGCGCCGTCGGCCTGCTCGCCACGAGCGCCTACCTCATCACCCGGGCGGCCGAGATGCCGCCCATCCTCTACTTGAACATGGCGATCGTCGGGGTGCGGGCATTCGCGCTCGGTCGCGCCGGATTCCGCTACGCCGAGCGGCTGTTCAGCCACGACGCGGCGTTCCGCACCCTCGCCGAACTGCGCGTCGGCATCTACGAGCGACTCGTCCCTCTGGCTCCCGACGGGCTCGCGGGCACACGCAGGGGTGATCTGCTGACTCGACTCACCGCCGACGTCGACGAGCTGCAGAACCAGCCGCTGCGGGTGGTGCAGCCCCTCGTCATCTCCGCGGTCGTCGCCGCCGCCAGCGTGGCCACCGTGTGGGTGCTGCTGCCCGCGGCGGGGATGGCCCTGCTCGTGGCGCTCCTGCTCGCGGCGCTCGTGGGAACGGCGGCATCCGGCGCCGTCGCCGCGCGCGGCGAGCGGTCGATCGCACCGCTGAGGGGAGCATTCGCCGATGAGGTGCTCGACACGGTGGTGAACCTCGACGTGCTGTCCGCGTTCGACGCGACACCGCAGCGCCTCGCCGCGGTGGGTCGGGCGGAAGCGAGCCTGACTCGGGCGGTGCTCTCCAGGGCCGCGGGCACCGGCGTCGCTGCAGGGGTCCTGTCGCTACTGGCCGGGGCGGTCAGCCTGGTCGCGCTCGTCGTGGGCATCCCCGCGCTCGGATCGGGAGGCTTCGACGGCCCGGTGCTGGCCATCGTGGCGCTCGTTCCCATGGCCGTCTTCGAAGTGGTGTCGTCTGTTCCGCTGGCCCTGGGCGCCTGGCGGCAGGTCCGCTCCAGCGCACAGCGCATCGCTTCCGTCGTGCCCGACACCGTGCCCGCCGAGATCCCTGTCGACGTCGCTGGCGGTGGCCCCGGCTCAACATCCCGGTCCACGCCGGCCATCGGAGCCGTCATCGAGCTCGACGACATCCGAGCCTCGTGGCCCGGTGCGAGCACACCCGCGCTCTCTGGCGTCAGCTTGCGCATCGCCCCGGGGGACCGTGTTCTCGTCACCGGAGCGTCGGGCTCGGGCAAGACCACCCTGGCCCACGTTCTCGTGCGCTTTCTCGAGTTCGGCGGCCGCTACGACATCGGCGGCGTCGATGCTCGCAGCCTGCCGCTCGCCGAGGTGCGCCGTTTCGTCGGGTTGAACGAGCAGTCACCGTATCTGTTCGACGACTCCGTCAGGCAGAACCTGCTGTTCGCCAAGGAGACGGCGAGCGACGACGAACTCGAGGCGGTACTGCGCCGGGTGGGGCTCGACGAGTGGGCGAACGAGCGCGGCGGCCTGGATGCCCGGGTCGGAGAGCGGGGCGCCCTGGTCTCGGGCGGTCAGGCCCAGCGAATCGCCCTGGCGAGGGCGCTCCTCGCGGACTTTCCCGTGCTCGTGCTCGACGAGCCCACGGCCAACGTCGACCCCGGCAGGGCCGAGGCGCTCCTCGTCGACCTGCTCGCGGCCTCGCACGATCCGCGGGGCGAGCGGGCCGTCGTGATCATCAGTCACCTGCCCGTTCCCGACGAGCTCGTCACGAAGCGCATCGATCTCGGCTGA
- a CDS encoding aminotransferase class IV, which produces MPTRLFAWSGGSLVELDEFEPAGTLLAADSFLVAEGGVRGLELHRTRFLDSVASESLIDEQTASAFWSAAIAALPREADWFPRLDAVRTGDGDRLVLRVRAAPPLGASVRVASLDGTDPRRVPSVKGPDLVALLELRSAAAEDGIDEPVILSQGGHIVDGVTSALLWWRGDRLMAPSASLSRVDSVTAKSLRLLASATGTQTGEEFASPADLGGCEVWVVNSLHGVRVVTSWTGAPPLARNPGRAASWQRRLDALVRPLD; this is translated from the coding sequence ATGCCGACCCGCCTTTTCGCCTGGAGTGGAGGCTCTCTCGTCGAGCTGGACGAGTTCGAGCCCGCGGGTACGCTGCTCGCCGCCGACTCGTTTCTGGTCGCAGAGGGCGGCGTGCGCGGCCTGGAACTGCATCGCACCCGGTTCCTCGATTCCGTGGCGAGCGAGAGCCTCATCGACGAACAGACGGCCTCGGCATTCTGGAGCGCGGCGATCGCCGCCCTCCCCCGCGAGGCGGACTGGTTTCCGAGACTCGACGCCGTGCGCACCGGCGACGGTGATCGTCTTGTGCTGCGCGTGCGAGCGGCGCCGCCTCTCGGGGCATCGGTACGGGTCGCCTCCCTCGACGGAACCGACCCGCGGCGGGTGCCCTCGGTGAAGGGCCCCGACCTCGTCGCGCTGCTCGAGCTGCGGAGCGCCGCAGCGGAGGACGGCATCGACGAGCCGGTGATCCTGTCGCAAGGGGGTCACATCGTCGACGGAGTCACGAGCGCGCTGCTGTGGTGGCGCGGAGACAGGCTGATGGCTCCTTCTGCCTCGCTGTCGAGGGTCGACAGTGTCACCGCGAAGTCTCTGCGCCTGCTCGCGAGCGCGACCGGCACGCAGACGGGCGAGGAGTTCGCGTCGCCCGCGGACCTCGGCGGCTGCGAGGTGTGGGTCGTGAACTCGCTGCACGGCGTCCGCGTGGTCACGTCGTGGACGGGCGCGCCACCTCTCGCGCGGAACCCCGGGCGCGCTGCCTCCTGGCAACGCAGACTCGACGCCCTGGTTCGGCCGCTCGACTGA
- the pabB gene encoding aminodeoxychorismate synthase component I, with translation MSRRILTRRLAGWIDPASAFELLFASAPDAFWLDAGPEAVRGQSYIGAGEPLPASGDLPQLVDTLRQERRALGDVGEAPAAFGLGWVGFLGYEFGAAAQGVPVANGALPGSAMLWVARAIAFDHEVRTVTLLSLDGEPDAEAWLDETARALEAAGPETRPERPAVAVEASSASWRHGPAEYEQLILACQESIRRGDAYQLCLTNEITVDVRPDPWATYLRLRRSSPSHHGGYLRTGHVALLGASPEQFLRIDARGLAETKPIKGTRPRASDPDEDARLAAELLASDKERAENLMIVDLMRNDLAKVAQLGSVQVRALLEIESYSAVHQLVSTVTARLAPGLDALDAVTALFPAGSMTGAPKSSAMRILHRLENGPRGIYAGVFGYVSLDGAIDLAMVIRSIVLGPQGASIGTGGGITALSLARDEVEETRIKAAPLLAALGVRSDRPG, from the coding sequence GTGTCCCGCCGCATCCTCACCCGCCGCCTCGCGGGGTGGATCGACCCCGCCTCGGCGTTCGAGCTGCTGTTCGCATCGGCGCCCGACGCGTTCTGGCTCGATGCCGGACCAGAGGCCGTGCGCGGACAGAGCTACATCGGCGCGGGTGAGCCGCTGCCGGCATCCGGCGATCTCCCGCAGCTGGTCGACACCCTGCGCCAGGAGCGTCGGGCGCTGGGCGACGTGGGAGAGGCGCCTGCGGCGTTCGGCCTCGGCTGGGTGGGCTTCCTCGGCTACGAGTTCGGTGCCGCCGCCCAAGGCGTGCCCGTCGCGAACGGCGCGCTGCCGGGTTCCGCCATGCTGTGGGTCGCGCGGGCGATCGCGTTCGATCACGAGGTGCGCACCGTCACTCTTCTCTCTCTCGACGGCGAACCGGATGCCGAGGCCTGGCTCGACGAGACCGCTCGCGCACTCGAGGCCGCCGGCCCAGAGACCCGACCCGAGCGTCCCGCCGTCGCAGTGGAGGCCAGCTCGGCCAGCTGGCGACACGGCCCGGCCGAGTACGAGCAGCTCATCCTGGCGTGCCAGGAGTCGATCAGGCGAGGTGACGCCTACCAGCTCTGCCTCACGAACGAGATCACCGTCGATGTGCGACCAGACCCGTGGGCCACGTACCTGCGGCTGCGCAGATCGAGCCCGAGCCACCACGGCGGTTATCTGCGCACCGGCCACGTGGCGCTTCTGGGAGCGAGCCCCGAGCAGTTCCTGCGCATCGATGCGCGGGGCCTGGCCGAGACGAAGCCGATCAAAGGAACCCGGCCCCGGGCATCCGACCCCGACGAAGACGCCCGTCTCGCCGCGGAGCTGCTGGCGAGCGACAAGGAGCGCGCCGAGAACCTGATGATCGTGGACCTCATGCGCAACGACCTCGCGAAGGTCGCGCAGCTGGGCAGCGTGCAGGTGAGGGCGCTGCTCGAGATCGAGAGCTACAGCGCGGTGCATCAGCTCGTGAGCACGGTCACGGCGCGCCTGGCGCCCGGACTCGACGCCCTCGACGCCGTCACCGCACTGTTTCCGGCCGGTTCGATGACGGGAGCTCCGAAGTCGAGCGCGATGCGCATCCTGCACCGTCTCGAAAACGGCCCGCGGGGAATCTACGCCGGGGTGTTCGGCTACGTGAGCCTCGACGGTGCCATCGATCTCGCCATGGTGATCCGAAGCATCGTGCTGGGCCCGCAGGGCGCGTCGATCGGCACCGGCGGAGGCATCACCGCGTTGTCGCTCGCGCGCGACGAGGTCGAGGAGACGAGGATCAAGGCGGCGCCGCTGCTCGCGGCGCTGGGCGTCAGGAGCGATCGCCCGGGCTGA